AAAGAGAAACACACGCAGATATGCCAAGCGTCAGATAACCTGGTTTACACATCAGACTGATGCCGCTGAGATTCCTGCTGATGACGCACTTACCGGTCTGAGGAAATTTTACAGAGAAAAAATGATCTCTGATTGTCGTGATTAGATATTATGATTACCTTATTTTAACCAGGGAAATGATTTCTGTTGTCTGATTATTTTGATCTAAAATCCAAAGTTCGCCATGGCTTTTGCATTGCATTGCAGCTATTGCTTCCTTTCACCCGGCTTTTAAAACCCCTTGTCTCATCCATCTCCAAGATTATATACTTAGAGAAAATTCATACATCACACATCTCTTCAGGACTATCAAGAGTCCAGACCAAAAACACGGGATATTATTCCCTTCAATCCAGCAGATCTTCATAAGTGAAGAAAGGAGTTACCTTCATGAGTAGTGATGAATCATCACGTATTATGTCCAATCAATTAAACAGGAAACCAATGATGCCTAAATACGAGAAAAATCACAATTATAATTCTAATCCCAATTACAACAGTTACGGTAATTCTTCATATAATGGTAATTCTAACAGTGGATTCTCCTCTCAGCACCCAAGACGACGTACTGACAGATTTAGGAGGGAATCGATAAATCTCAACGAGAAACTCATAAAGCAGAATGATGTAATTATCCGTCTGCTGAAAGAGATCAGGGATCGTCTTCCGAAACCACCTGTAGAAGAGTCGGTCAATCTGGAAGTACAGGATCAGGTACATGCGGGAAATGATCAACAGGATGAATCAATTGCTGTTGCTGAGGATAACCAGGGAAGCATCAATTTTGAGCAGGATGAGGAGATGTTCTCCCCTGGTAATGAGAAGTAAGTTTCTGAAGGCATTCTTCGATTGCATTGAAGAATGCCTGAATAACTTTTCCTGTAAAAATTCTGATGAGCAGATCTTTCCGAAAAACTCTCTTTCTGTTTTTCCTGGTTTTGTCAGGTTATTATTCCGTTCATTCTGCTACAAGATGGAGCACAAATCACATAATTCCTGATGCGGATCTGCTCGAGGGCGGAAAGTATATAGTTGAAGCCCATACCTATCTTTTCAGCGACAGTTCACTGAACTTTTCCTTCAAGACGGCCGGAATGTTTACTCTGGGGCTCATAGAATGGGTAAATCTTGAAGCAGGGTATACCGGAGGATTCAATCTCGGAATAAAGGCCAGAGTTTTAGGGGAGACAAAGCCCTGGATGCCATCGCTGGCAATCGGTGTAAGAAATATCTTTTCCCATAAAGAGGCATACTATTACGATATCGCACCTGATTCATTGAAAAGTGAGCTGTATCTGGCTCTTGGCAAGGGATTCGATTTTATGAGGGTCCGTTTTCATGGCGGGTTTATGTCGATTCCGGGAAATGATAAGGAGATATTCAACCCTTTTGTGGGAGTGGAGTCATATCTGGGCAGGGGAGTCTACCTGACACTCGAGGCTCACCTCAGGGACCGGATTTTCCATCCTTCCGCTTTTCTGAACTGGAGATTTTTCAAAAGCAGTATTGAGCTTTCAGCCGGAGCGGTTGATATCACCGGGATGTTTGCAAGTAAGAAACCTATTGACACTACCGGATCTCACAATGCTTCTTATGTGAAACCGGGTGTATGGATAGGGCTTAAGTTCCAGGGAAGTCTTCTCAGTAAAGGGAAAATCGATGGTTTTACCAGTATAGAGGAGCGGCTGGAAAAACAGAACAGAAAGATAGAATTACTTAGCAGTAAGATCGACAGCCTCCAA
The Fibrobacter sp. genome window above contains:
- a CDS encoding HEAT repeat domain-containing protein, with the protein product MSRSFRKTLFLFFLVLSGYYSVHSATRWSTNHIIPDADLLEGGKYIVEAHTYLFSDSSLNFSFKTAGMFTLGLIEWVNLEAGYTGGFNLGIKARVLGETKPWMPSLAIGVRNIFSHKEAYYYDIAPDSLKSELYLALGKGFDFMRVRFHGGFMSIPGNDKEIFNPFVGVESYLGRGVYLTLEAHLRDRIFHPSAFLNWRFFKSSIELSAGAVDITGMFASKKPIDTTGSHNASYVKPGVWIGLKFQGSLLSKGKIDGFTSIEERLEKQNRKIELLSSKIDSLQRVISTSSSRIESTNRAVSAILDSSIDGQGQIGFLALQKIIVLKDLYSQEFFEPEQAKSVIQELVGYKEEVLPALGKIAQDSNEDLKVRTLAISIMGETGSKAAADTLIKILSQAHTPEMKIECLIALGKLKEARAVSLIQELSNDTNDAVSYTANEVLQKLEKDSGRPLIKTETSDEEPAISVPEEKTVSGVKENGVDKEKNTSPDVKQSQPRPVSAPADSSVQKVTGAVFDSLKAPAPQSKPDTLKQ